One Streptomyces sp. P9-A2 DNA window includes the following coding sequences:
- a CDS encoding MFS transporter — MSRELRGPNEKLGTVLALAGISNAGLARRVNDLGAQRGLTLRYDKTSVARWVSKGMVPQGAAPHLIAAAIGQKLGRPVPLHEIGLADADPAPEVGLSFPRDVGQAVKSATELYRLDLAGRRAGAGGIWQSLAGSFAVSAYATPASRWLITPADSSVAREVSPSEGSAAPARVGHSDVRKLREAAEDARRWDSKYGGGDWRSSMVPECLRVEAAPLLLGSYADDVGRSLFGASAELTRLAGWMAFDTGQQEAAQRYYIQALRLARAAADVPLGGYVLASMSLQATYRGFGDEGVDLAQAALERNRGLATARTMSFFRLVEARAHARAGDAPAAGAALKAAEGWLERSRSGDSDPVWLGFYSYDRFAADAAECYRDLKAPRQVRRFTEQALSRPTEEFVRSHGLRLVVSAVAELESGNLDAACEQGVRAVEVAGRISSARTTEYVRDLLHRLEPYGDEPRVVELRERARPLLMTPA; from the coding sequence ATGTCCAGGGAGCTACGCGGGCCGAACGAAAAGCTCGGCACCGTTCTCGCCCTCGCGGGTATCTCCAACGCGGGCCTCGCGCGGCGCGTCAACGACCTTGGCGCCCAACGCGGATTGACCTTGCGCTACGACAAGACGTCGGTGGCGCGCTGGGTGTCGAAGGGCATGGTGCCGCAGGGTGCGGCGCCCCACCTGATCGCCGCCGCCATCGGCCAGAAGCTCGGCCGCCCGGTGCCGCTCCACGAGATCGGCCTGGCGGACGCGGATCCCGCGCCCGAAGTGGGCCTGTCCTTCCCCCGGGACGTCGGACAGGCGGTGAAGTCCGCCACCGAGCTGTACCGGCTGGACCTGGCCGGCCGCCGCGCGGGGGCCGGCGGCATCTGGCAGTCGCTCGCCGGATCGTTCGCAGTGAGCGCATATGCAACGCCTGCCTCACGCTGGCTGATAACCCCGGCCGACAGTTCGGTCGCACGCGAGGTGAGCCCCTCGGAGGGCTCCGCCGCACCGGCCAGAGTCGGCCACAGTGATGTGCGCAAGCTGCGCGAGGCCGCCGAGGACGCGCGCCGCTGGGACTCCAAGTACGGAGGCGGCGACTGGCGTTCCTCGATGGTCCCCGAGTGCCTGCGGGTCGAGGCGGCGCCCCTGCTGCTGGGCTCCTACGCCGACGACGTGGGCCGTTCCCTGTTCGGCGCGTCGGCCGAACTCACCCGGCTCGCCGGCTGGATGGCCTTCGACACCGGCCAGCAGGAGGCCGCCCAGCGCTACTACATCCAGGCCCTGCGCCTGGCCCGCGCGGCGGCCGACGTCCCCCTGGGCGGATACGTACTGGCCTCCATGTCCCTCCAGGCCACCTACCGCGGCTTCGGCGACGAGGGCGTCGACCTCGCCCAGGCCGCGCTGGAGCGCAACCGCGGCCTGGCCACGGCCCGCACCATGAGCTTCTTCCGGCTCGTGGAGGCACGCGCGCACGCACGCGCGGGTGACGCCCCGGCGGCCGGCGCGGCCCTGAAGGCGGCCGAGGGCTGGCTGGAACGTTCCCGCTCCGGCGACAGCGACCCGGTCTGGCTGGGCTTCTACTCCTACGACCGCTTCGCCGCCGACGCCGCCGAGTGCTACCGCGACCTGAAGGCGCCCCGCCAGGTCCGTCGCTTCACCGAGCAGGCGCTGTCGCGTCCGACGGAGGAGTTCGTCCGCTCGCACGGACTGCGGCTCGTCGTCTCCGCGGTCGCCGAGCTGGAGTCGGGCAACCTGGACGCCGCCTGCGAGCAGGGGGTGCGCGCGGTGGAGGTGGCCGGCCGCATCTCGTCCGCGCGCACCACGGAGTACGTCAGGGACCTCCTGCACCGCCTGGAGCCCTACGGTGACGAACCCCGCGTGGTCGAACTGCGCGAGCGCGCCCGGCCCCTGCTGATGACCCCCGCTTGA
- the lhgO gene encoding L-2-hydroxyglutarate oxidase, translated as MHYRDLEVVRVVRRAYDCDVLVIGGGIVGLSTAYAITRAAPGTRVTVLEKEPGPARHQTGRNSGVVHSGIYYRPGSLKARYAVRGAAEMVKFCAEYDIPHAVTGKLIVATGRDELPRLHALAQRGRENGLTVRELGAAQIAEYEPHVEGLAALHVNATGVCDYAAVARRLASASGAEIRYGARVIRVDRRPDLGVAALTAAGDVVRGRVLVNCAGLYCDEIARLTGDDPGMRIVPFRGEYYELARPELIRGLVYPVPDPAFPFLGVHLTRGVDSGVHVGPNAVPALAREGYDWRTVRPRELAAALAWPGSRHLARRHWRYGTGELHRSLSRRAFTEAVRRLVPAVREADLIPAPAGVRAQAVLRDGTLADDFLIRETPRAVHVLNAPSPAATASLPIGREVARRALTALDSLPAPDGAPR; from the coding sequence GTGCACTATCGGGACCTGGAGGTGGTGCGGGTGGTGCGGCGGGCGTACGACTGCGATGTGCTGGTGATCGGCGGTGGCATCGTCGGTCTGTCGACGGCGTACGCGATCACCCGCGCGGCGCCGGGCACGCGGGTCACGGTGCTGGAGAAGGAACCCGGCCCCGCCCGGCACCAGACGGGCCGCAACAGCGGCGTCGTCCACAGCGGCATCTACTACCGCCCCGGCTCCCTGAAGGCGCGGTACGCGGTGCGGGGCGCGGCCGAGATGGTCAAGTTCTGCGCAGAGTACGACATCCCGCACGCGGTGACGGGCAAGCTGATCGTCGCCACCGGCCGGGACGAGCTGCCCCGCCTGCACGCCCTGGCCCAGCGCGGCCGGGAGAACGGTCTGACGGTCCGCGAACTGGGCGCCGCGCAGATCGCCGAGTACGAGCCGCACGTCGAGGGCCTGGCCGCCCTCCACGTGAACGCCACCGGCGTCTGCGACTACGCGGCGGTGGCCCGCCGGCTGGCGTCCGCGTCCGGCGCGGAGATCCGCTACGGCGCGCGGGTCATCCGGGTCGACCGCCGCCCGGACCTGGGCGTGGCCGCCCTGACCGCCGCCGGGGACGTCGTGCGCGGCCGGGTCCTGGTGAACTGCGCGGGTCTGTACTGCGACGAGATCGCCCGCCTCACCGGCGACGATCCCGGCATGCGCATCGTGCCGTTCCGCGGCGAGTACTACGAGCTGGCCCGCCCGGAGCTGATCCGCGGCCTGGTCTACCCGGTTCCCGACCCGGCGTTCCCGTTCCTCGGCGTCCACCTCACGCGCGGCGTCGACTCGGGCGTCCACGTCGGGCCCAACGCCGTACCCGCGCTGGCGCGCGAGGGCTACGACTGGCGTACGGTCCGCCCGCGCGAGCTGGCCGCCGCGCTGGCCTGGCCGGGCTCCCGGCACCTGGCCCGCCGCCACTGGCGGTACGGCACCGGCGAGCTGCACCGTTCCCTGTCCCGGCGGGCCTTCACCGAGGCGGTCCGCCGGCTCGTGCCCGCGGTCCGGGAGGCCGACCTGATTCCGGCCCCGGCGGGCGTACGGGCCCAGGCGGTACTGCGCGACGGCACGCTCGCCGACGACTTCCTGATCCGGGAGACGCCCCGCGCGGTCCACGTCCTGAACGCCCCCTCACCCGCGGCGACGGCGTCCCTGCCCATCGGCCGGGAGGTGGCCCGCCGGGCCCTGACCGCCCTGGACTCCCTGCCCGCCCCGGACGGCGCACCCCGCTGA